From the genome of Desulfovibrio gilichinskyi, one region includes:
- a CDS encoding pyridoxal-phosphate-dependent aminotransferase family protein: MIGDDFAELKLFITGPIMLRDEVRKAALLPEFGHRDSENIKRFGSIMSNLMTIAGNPEGYTPIIFNGSGTNVLEASVRSLVSDTDKVLNVSVGAFGDLYGNLSAANGKNLVSLKFPYGKAIDLKVLEEYLIKHKPQVVTFTHNETSTGVINDVVAVCKIIKAHGAYALVDGVSIFGGTDSTIGEARPLMYCTSTQKSLGLPAGFGIGYVNDETLEKAAGVQNRGYTTDILAQIEKARLCQTLTTPNGTLSNQMCVQLDYIVNTETVPVRFKRHEEMRKIAHDWVDGMNGYELFAQEGYRSPSVTAVKTAAYMTIDRLKEVKELMRGHGYLFDPGYGKINKELQDQGESPIFRIGHMGDIMPDMLKDYLKILGEVLSTFE; the protein is encoded by the coding sequence ATGATTGGAGATGATTTCGCTGAACTGAAACTGTTCATTACCGGACCTATTATGCTGCGCGACGAAGTTCGCAAAGCTGCTTTATTGCCTGAATTCGGTCATCGCGACTCTGAAAACATCAAGCGTTTCGGCTCCATCATGAGCAATCTCATGACGATTGCCGGAAACCCTGAAGGATATACTCCTATCATATTTAATGGGTCTGGAACGAATGTGCTTGAAGCTTCAGTCCGTTCACTTGTTTCGGATACCGATAAAGTCCTCAATGTCTCGGTTGGAGCATTCGGTGATCTTTACGGTAATCTGTCTGCTGCTAACGGTAAGAATCTTGTTTCGCTAAAATTTCCATACGGCAAAGCCATTGATCTCAAAGTTCTTGAAGAATATTTGATTAAGCATAAACCGCAGGTGGTAACTTTCACTCATAATGAAACATCAACAGGTGTTATTAATGATGTTGTTGCTGTTTGTAAAATTATCAAAGCTCACGGAGCTTATGCACTTGTAGACGGTGTAAGCATCTTCGGCGGAACTGATTCGACTATCGGTGAAGCCCGTCCTTTAATGTACTGTACCTCCACTCAGAAATCACTTGGGCTTCCGGCAGGATTCGGTATCGGCTATGTTAATGACGAAACACTCGAAAAGGCTGCCGGAGTTCAAAACAGAGGATACACAACCGATATTCTGGCTCAAATTGAAAAAGCAAGGTTGTGTCAGACTTTAACAACTCCTAATGGAACTCTCAGCAATCAGATGTGTGTACAGCTGGATTACATTGTTAATACAGAAACAGTTCCAGTAAGGTTCAAACGGCACGAGGAAATGCGCAAAATTGCGCACGACTGGGTTGATGGGATGAATGGCTATGAGCTGTTTGCACAGGAAGGATACCGTTCGCCAAGCGTGACAGCTGTTAAGACAGCAGCTTACATGACAATTGACCGCTTAAAAGAAGTGAAAGAGCTTATGCGCGGGCATGGTTATTTATTTGATCCAGGTTACGGTAAAATTAATAAAGAACTACAGGATCAGGGCGAATCTCCCATATTCAGGATAGGGCACATGGGAGATATTATGCCGGATATGCTTAAAGATTATCTGAAAATTCTTGGAGAAGTCCTCAGTACTTTTGAATAA
- a CDS encoding TetR/AcrR family transcriptional regulator — translation MTKMSKKKAAILEAATVLFANKGFADTSMSELASMTGAAEGTIFYHFKNKEQLLLTILSATRDSILEEFNAHMEEREFKTGMEMMEEVVVFYLLLAGRMEHQFLLLHRLFIYQLAESRTEFRENLEDIYNCLVTLFEQAIVRGQEDGSIGDVKPRKSALIVFTMVDGLVRFKNFNLYDAGALFNELIESVRRMLKSN, via the coding sequence ATGACTAAAATGTCCAAAAAAAAGGCTGCTATTTTGGAAGCGGCAACCGTGCTTTTCGCGAACAAAGGGTTTGCTGATACTTCAATGAGTGAACTTGCGAGCATGACCGGAGCAGCTGAAGGGACAATCTTTTATCATTTTAAAAATAAGGAGCAGCTGCTCCTTACTATTTTGTCTGCGACAAGGGACAGCATTCTGGAAGAATTCAATGCGCATATGGAAGAGCGCGAATTCAAAACCGGAATGGAAATGATGGAAGAGGTCGTTGTTTTTTACCTTCTCCTCGCCGGACGAATGGAACATCAATTCCTTCTTCTGCATCGGCTTTTTATATATCAGCTGGCAGAAAGCAGGACGGAATTCAGAGAAAATCTGGAGGATATTTATAATTGTCTGGTGACTCTTTTTGAGCAGGCAATTGTACGAGGACAGGAAGATGGTTCCATCGGTGATGTGAAGCCTAGAAAAAGTGCACTCATTGTTTTCACGATGGTCGATGGCTTGGTGAGATTCAAAAATTTTAACCTCTATGATGCGGGGGCTCTGTTCAATGAACTTATTGAGTCCGTTCGTAGAATGTTGAAATCAAACTAG
- a CDS encoding SulP family inorganic anion transporter — protein MLTRIFPFLGWFDKYSNTALRADIISGLTVALVLIPQSMAYAQLAGMPAYYGLYASLLPPLVAALFGSSRQLATGPVAVVSLMTAASLEPLATAGSPGFIAYALLLALLVGAFQFLLGVLRLGLVVNFLSHPVVNGFTNAAAIIIASSQLSKMFGVYVDKASLQYETIMRVVSSAMHYSHLPTLGMGVLAFAIMMGLKRFNPKIPNVLCAVVITTVLSWATGFNHDAKINISAIQDTKAQTLITEFNETVRGIEQLAKKRTDISVAEDSAKSSKNVIGYYDAEHDLNVVAYESKLLNHKSHLYREELRNMLFSGVAQADGTINYYLRGAVPAGMTSDGRTWRIKVGNKILNPESLTMMGGGAVVGNVPSGFPPIVIPNLDIKVILKLLPFAIIISLLGFMEAISIAKAMAAKTGQRLDPNQELIGQGLANMLGACTSSYPASGSFSRSAVNLQSGAVTGLSSVFTSLVVAVTLLFFTPLLYHLPQAVLAAVIMMAVIGLINASGFLHAWKAQKFDGAISVISFLATLAFAPHLDKGIIIGVTLSLAVFLYKSMRPRVVALANSDDYVLRDASLHGLRECAHMAVVRFDGPLFFANASFLEEQIARRLREKKDLNHLILVCNGINDIDASGEEALSLVVETVRSAGVDISLSGINEAVLAVLKRTHLYEKIGKENIYSNTEKALCQTHEKAHRDGTEPNCPLSDYCSIHSNS, from the coding sequence ATGCTTACACGAATTTTTCCTTTTTTAGGCTGGTTTGATAAATACAGCAATACAGCATTAAGGGCCGATATTATCTCCGGCCTGACGGTTGCGCTTGTACTTATTCCCCAGTCGATGGCATATGCCCAGCTTGCCGGGATGCCTGCATATTACGGTTTGTATGCTTCGTTGCTGCCGCCTCTGGTCGCAGCTCTATTCGGCTCAAGTCGTCAGTTGGCAACCGGTCCTGTTGCCGTTGTTTCGCTTATGACTGCCGCTTCTCTTGAACCTTTAGCTACAGCCGGCAGTCCAGGATTTATCGCTTATGCACTGCTGCTGGCTCTGCTCGTAGGGGCTTTCCAGTTCCTTTTAGGCGTGCTTCGTCTCGGGCTTGTTGTTAACTTCCTGTCTCATCCGGTCGTTAACGGTTTTACTAATGCTGCTGCGATTATTATTGCGTCTTCACAGCTTTCAAAAATGTTCGGTGTTTACGTAGATAAAGCATCGTTGCAGTATGAAACCATCATGCGCGTTGTCAGCAGTGCAATGCATTACAGCCATTTGCCGACACTCGGTATGGGGGTATTGGCATTTGCCATTATGATGGGACTCAAAAGATTTAATCCTAAAATACCTAATGTCCTTTGCGCGGTTGTCATCACAACGGTACTTTCGTGGGCAACAGGTTTTAATCATGATGCAAAAATCAATATCTCTGCGATTCAGGATACAAAAGCACAGACTTTGATTACTGAATTTAATGAGACAGTAAGAGGCATTGAGCAGCTTGCCAAAAAGCGCACGGATATTTCCGTAGCTGAAGACTCTGCGAAAAGCTCAAAAAATGTTATCGGGTATTACGACGCTGAGCATGACCTTAACGTTGTTGCCTATGAATCAAAGCTTCTTAATCATAAATCACATTTATACCGTGAAGAACTTAGAAATATGCTTTTCAGCGGTGTGGCACAGGCTGACGGTACTATTAATTATTACCTGCGCGGTGCTGTTCCTGCCGGTATGACCAGTGACGGGCGTACTTGGCGTATCAAGGTCGGAAATAAAATTCTAAATCCGGAATCACTTACAATGATGGGTGGAGGTGCTGTTGTCGGCAATGTTCCTTCAGGATTCCCGCCTATCGTCATTCCGAATCTTGATATCAAAGTAATTCTTAAGCTTCTTCCTTTCGCGATTATCATTTCTTTGCTCGGTTTTATGGAAGCTATCTCCATTGCTAAAGCAATGGCAGCTAAAACTGGACAGCGTCTTGATCCTAATCAGGAACTTATCGGTCAGGGGCTTGCTAATATGCTCGGTGCCTGTACCAGCAGTTATCCCGCATCAGGCTCTTTCTCGCGTTCTGCAGTTAACCTGCAATCCGGCGCGGTGACAGGACTTTCAAGCGTTTTCACTTCGCTTGTAGTTGCCGTTACGTTGCTGTTTTTCACCCCGTTGTTGTATCATCTCCCTCAGGCTGTACTTGCTGCGGTTATTATGATGGCCGTTATCGGTCTTATCAATGCATCAGGTTTCCTGCATGCATGGAAAGCGCAGAAGTTTGACGGTGCTATCTCAGTAATATCATTTCTCGCAACTCTTGCATTTGCTCCTCATCTGGACAAGGGTATTATTATAGGAGTAACTCTGTCACTGGCAGTGTTTCTGTATAAGAGCATGCGTCCCCGTGTTGTCGCCCTTGCCAACAGTGATGATTATGTTTTGCGTGATGCCAGTTTGCATGGACTCAGGGAATGCGCGCATATGGCAGTTGTCCGTTTTGACGGTCCTCTGTTTTTTGCCAACGCAAGTTTTCTTGAAGAGCAGATTGCGAGACGGCTTAGAGAAAAGAAAGATCTCAATCATCTTATCTTGGTCTGCAACGGAATAAACGATATTGATGCATCAGGGGAAGAAGCTCTTTCTCTTGTTGTGGAAACTGTTCGCAGTGCCGGTGTGGATATCTCGCTTTCCGGAATCAATGAAGCGGTGCTGGCAGTCTTGAAACGCACGCATCTTTATGAAAAAATCGGAAAAGAAAATATTTATTCAAATACTGAAAAGGCACTTTGTCAGACTCATGAGAAAGCTCATCGTGACGGTACTGAACCTAATTGCCCTCTTTCAGATTATTGTAGCATACACAGCAACTCCTAA
- a CDS encoding response regulator, protein MSDILLFSGLFCQAESVVKRLLDDTRCSLITDSDIVAEAAKLSGMSEKAIAKAFVSKGSIFNKFNHEKERSVAWLRLALAEKLVKGEALLVSGFSAQLLSQSISHVLKVCIIDDVHKRIEVARNEEGFSEKEAIKAMQRSDEERSVWVKELTGEKDPWTSSLYDMVVPVDKIGVDESVALIKEQLGNAAVQITDNSRQEALDFLLAAKVETALVTKGHNVEVSAKAGNVVLTINKKVLLVDRLEKELVELTQPLDGVESVEVTFGKDFYSPDIYRRMDFELPSRVLLVDDEREFVQTLSERLLMRDLGSHVVYDGESALDIVKDDEPEVMILDLKMPGIDGIEVLRRVKASRPNIEVVILTGHGSDQDKKVCMELGAFAYLHKPVDIEVLSLTLKEAYAKIRKA, encoded by the coding sequence ATGTCTGATATACTTTTATTCAGCGGCCTGTTTTGTCAGGCTGAGTCTGTTGTCAAACGGTTGCTTGATGATACCCGTTGCAGTCTGATTACTGATTCGGATATTGTTGCAGAAGCTGCAAAGCTTAGCGGAATGTCTGAAAAAGCAATTGCGAAAGCTTTCGTATCAAAAGGTTCTATTTTCAATAAATTCAATCATGAAAAAGAAAGATCAGTAGCATGGCTCAGGCTTGCCTTGGCTGAAAAATTGGTCAAGGGTGAAGCTCTGCTTGTGTCGGGATTTTCAGCACAGCTGCTTTCTCAGTCTATTTCGCACGTTCTTAAAGTCTGCATTATTGATGATGTGCATAAGAGAATTGAAGTTGCACGAAATGAAGAAGGGTTTTCCGAAAAAGAAGCTATCAAGGCAATGCAGCGTAGTGATGAAGAGAGAAGTGTATGGGTAAAAGAACTCACAGGTGAAAAAGATCCCTGGACAAGTTCTCTGTACGATATGGTTGTTCCTGTCGATAAAATAGGTGTTGATGAGTCTGTTGCTCTCATTAAAGAACAGCTTGGAAATGCGGCTGTTCAGATTACTGATAATTCCAGACAGGAAGCTCTTGATTTTCTTCTTGCTGCCAAGGTTGAAACAGCACTTGTCACCAAGGGGCACAACGTTGAAGTTTCGGCTAAAGCCGGAAATGTTGTGTTGACCATTAATAAAAAGGTGTTGCTGGTTGATCGTCTTGAAAAAGAATTGGTAGAACTAACGCAGCCGCTTGACGGTGTTGAAAGCGTTGAAGTCACTTTCGGGAAAGATTTTTATTCCCCCGATATTTACCGTCGTATGGATTTTGAATTGCCGTCAAGAGTTCTGCTTGTTGATGACGAACGTGAGTTTGTTCAGACTCTTTCTGAAAGATTATTAATGCGCGATCTCGGTTCGCACGTTGTTTATGATGGTGAATCCGCGCTTGATATAGTGAAAGACGACGAGCCTGAAGTAATGATTCTTGACCTGAAAATGCCCGGAATTGACGGCATTGAAGTGCTGCGCAGGGTTAAAGCCAGCAGACCTAATATTGAGGTTGTTATCCTTACGGGGCATGGATCTGACCAAGATAAGAAAGTGTGTATGGAACTCGGAGCGTTTGCCTATTTGCATAAACCTGTAGATATAGAAGTTCTCAGTTTAACACTTAAAGAAGCTTACGCAAAAATTCGCAAAGCTTAA
- a CDS encoding sensor histidine kinase: MSLKGLLRPEFWNADKKTAGPYKSLFDYKRIWQLCFAILVVVSLVPLFILAFIDFNVTRVAIKSENMLRGARTTSNTRRSVAYFLEERKSALQLIVKLDDFRSLPRKERLGEMLSALKNSFGGFVDLGIIDENGKQLAYVGPYNLEGKDYKGQAWFKQASDQGTYISDVFLGFRDSPHLVIAVKHFIDDVHYKIFRATLDTTEFNGILSSLDLSAGADAFLVNSSGIIQTPSKWNGKVFSKMSFPLPEKSFRTKVKELTLEKDLRAIVGYAYIEGTPFIIMVVKPEAELMEAWRESRDTLTWISTISVAVILLVMWGVASYMVERIYMADMTRSKLLQKMEHHNRMASIGRLAAGVAHEINNPLAIINEKAGLLKDLFTFNKAYEADARVLGIVDSVINSVERCGRITKRLLGFSRQDDVELRPVLPQKVVETVLSFLNKEAEYRSINVTVDVENGIYEIVTDRGKLEQVLLNLISNAFQAMKDGGSLLIKVGRGEENRIDFSVKDDGCGIPATDLKRIFEPFYSTKKQTGGTGLGLSITYGLVQDLGGQMTVKSELGVGTEFCFSIPVNPIAKEESRK; this comes from the coding sequence ATGTCACTTAAAGGACTTCTTCGACCGGAATTCTGGAACGCGGATAAAAAAACTGCGGGACCGTATAAGAGTTTATTTGATTACAAGCGCATCTGGCAGCTGTGCTTTGCAATTCTTGTTGTGGTTTCGCTGGTTCCGTTGTTCATCTTGGCCTTTATAGATTTTAATGTCACCCGGGTAGCTATTAAGTCTGAAAATATGCTCCGAGGGGCGAGGACGACCTCAAATACCCGAAGATCAGTCGCTTACTTTCTTGAGGAGCGGAAATCAGCTTTGCAGTTAATTGTAAAGCTTGATGATTTCCGCTCCCTGCCGCGAAAAGAACGGCTTGGAGAGATGCTGAGCGCACTTAAAAACAGTTTCGGCGGTTTTGTTGATCTGGGTATTATCGATGAAAACGGTAAGCAGCTTGCCTACGTCGGCCCCTATAATCTGGAAGGAAAAGATTATAAGGGGCAGGCGTGGTTTAAGCAGGCCTCGGATCAGGGAACATACATCAGTGATGTTTTTCTGGGATTTCGCGACAGCCCCCATCTTGTTATTGCCGTAAAGCATTTTATTGATGACGTTCACTACAAAATTTTCCGTGCAACTCTTGATACAACAGAGTTCAACGGGATTCTTTCGTCGCTTGATCTGTCCGCCGGGGCGGATGCTTTTCTTGTGAATTCTTCCGGTATTATTCAGACTCCTTCCAAATGGAATGGAAAAGTTTTTTCAAAAATGTCTTTTCCGCTGCCGGAAAAATCATTCAGGACCAAGGTGAAAGAACTTACGCTTGAAAAAGATTTGCGGGCGATTGTAGGCTATGCGTATATTGAAGGAACTCCTTTCATTATTATGGTAGTTAAGCCGGAAGCTGAACTTATGGAAGCATGGCGGGAGTCCAGGGACACACTTACATGGATATCGACAATCAGTGTGGCTGTGATTCTTTTGGTTATGTGGGGAGTTGCTTCTTATATGGTTGAACGGATCTACATGGCAGACATGACCAGATCAAAATTATTGCAGAAAATGGAGCACCACAACCGTATGGCTTCAATTGGAAGGCTGGCGGCAGGAGTTGCTCATGAGATTAATAATCCTCTGGCGATAATTAATGAAAAGGCCGGTCTTTTAAAAGATTTGTTTACATTTAATAAAGCATATGAAGCAGATGCCAGAGTTCTAGGAATTGTAGATTCCGTTATAAATTCTGTTGAAAGATGCGGCAGAATTACTAAACGACTCCTCGGATTTTCACGGCAGGACGATGTTGAACTTAGACCGGTTCTTCCACAAAAAGTAGTTGAGACAGTGCTCAGTTTTCTTAATAAGGAAGCGGAATATCGCAGTATCAATGTTACGGTTGATGTGGAAAATGGCATTTATGAGATTGTAACTGATCGGGGCAAGCTCGAGCAAGTTCTGCTTAACCTCATAAGTAATGCTTTTCAGGCTATGAAAGACGGTGGATCTTTACTGATAAAGGTCGGACGCGGTGAAGAAAATCGAATAGATTTTTCAGTTAAAGATGACGGATGCGGTATACCTGCCACAGATCTTAAACGTATCTTTGAACCTTTTTATTCTACTAAAAAGCAGACAGGCGGGACAGGACTTGGTCTTTCTATCACGTATGGACTGGTTCAAGACCTCGGTGGACAAATGACTGTTAAAAGTGAACTAGGCGTAGGGACTGAATTTTGCTTTTCAATTCCTGTGAATCCTATAGCTAAGGAGGAAAGCCGGAAATGA
- a CDS encoding response regulator, protein MKILLVDDELELVSALSERLSFRGFDAEWVTSGEEAIAKVNTSKYDLAILDVKMPRISGLELRKELEKICPSLKFIFLSGHGSEDDYYEGSSGADCYLIKPVKIENLVERINIALGL, encoded by the coding sequence ATGAAAATTCTACTTGTTGATGATGAGCTTGAGCTTGTTTCCGCTCTATCGGAACGACTTTCGTTTAGAGGTTTTGACGCAGAATGGGTCACAAGCGGTGAAGAAGCTATAGCAAAAGTAAATACTTCGAAATATGATCTGGCGATACTTGATGTGAAAATGCCGCGAATCAGCGGTCTTGAACTTCGTAAGGAACTCGAAAAAATATGTCCGTCCCTTAAGTTTATATTCCTTTCCGGTCATGGCTCGGAGGATGATTACTACGAAGGATCTTCCGGCGCAGATTGTTATTTGATCAAGCCTGTTAAAATTGAAAACCTTGTTGAAAGAATTAATATTGCTTTAGGTCTTTAA
- a CDS encoding HAMP domain-containing histidine kinase — MGSTENVPCREGLCFFGRVSAIISHDVKNVLAIINEEAGLLQDLSLMAAQGMELAPERLVKLAEKIQKQIKRGDLIIKNMNRFAHSVDVSECEVDLNETLALIIALFTRVSASKCVTVLLKEGEKVTVKCDPFSVEMLIAGCLEICMDSAGKNSEITVEVLQKNSEKVIAVSGLEHDVAEEKFQAIESMATGINVSVKIKPQDKVLEIIF; from the coding sequence ATGGGGTCAACTGAGAATGTTCCTTGTCGGGAAGGGCTTTGTTTTTTCGGTAGGGTGAGTGCCATAATTTCTCATGATGTTAAAAATGTTCTGGCAATTATCAACGAGGAAGCCGGACTCCTGCAGGATTTATCGCTCATGGCCGCGCAGGGGATGGAACTTGCCCCTGAAAGGCTTGTCAAACTTGCTGAAAAGATACAGAAACAGATTAAGCGTGGCGACTTGATAATCAAGAATATGAACAGGTTCGCGCATAGCGTTGACGTTTCGGAATGTGAAGTTGATTTAAATGAAACTCTTGCGCTGATAATTGCTCTTTTTACAAGAGTATCCGCCTCAAAATGTGTTACTGTTCTTCTTAAGGAAGGCGAAAAGGTAACAGTAAAATGTGATCCTTTTTCAGTTGAAATGCTTATTGCCGGATGTTTGGAAATATGCATGGACAGTGCCGGAAAAAACAGTGAAATAACAGTTGAAGTTTTACAGAAAAATAGCGAAAAGGTAATCGCTGTCAGCGGCCTTGAGCATGATGTTGCAGAAGAAAAATTTCAGGCAATAGAATCGATGGCAACAGGCATTAATGTATCTGTTAAGATAAAGCCTCAGGATAAAGTCTTAGAAATTATCTTTTAA
- a CDS encoding response regulator — MAEKVLLVDDEKEFVEGLAERMELRGMNVNTCTNPQDALEMVNSDSYDAIILDLQMPGIDGIEVLKHIKESKPEMQVILLSGHATVEKGIEAMKLGAMDFVEKPADINVLIDKIKKAQARKMILVEKKTEEKVKDILEHQGW; from the coding sequence ATGGCGGAAAAAGTACTATTAGTCGACGATGAAAAAGAATTTGTGGAAGGCCTTGCTGAACGCATGGAACTTCGTGGAATGAATGTAAATACATGCACAAATCCCCAAGACGCTCTCGAAATGGTAAATAGTGATTCATACGATGCTATTATTTTAGACTTACAAATGCCCGGTATTGACGGGATTGAAGTTCTTAAACATATCAAAGAAAGTAAACCTGAAATGCAGGTGATTCTTTTAAGCGGACATGCCACAGTTGAAAAAGGCATTGAAGCTATGAAGCTCGGTGCGATGGACTTTGTCGAAAAACCGGCAGATATTAATGTTCTTATTGATAAAATTAAAAAAGCTCAGGCTCGGAAAATGATTCTGGTTGAAAAAAAGACCGAAGAAAAAGTGAAGGATATTCTGGAGCATCAGGGCTGGTAG
- the hypF gene encoding carbamoyltransferase HypF translates to MTYCLSRRILTITGQVQGVGFRPFIYKTALKCKLSGTVRNSPEGVLIEIQGDCCNHENFDKALKEDLPRLARIVSLQEKKIELINDETEFCILSSTAGEGHCVLISPDVATCPDCFNDMNDPDNRRYEYPFTNCTNCGPRYTITRSIPYDRPVTSMSCFPLCEKCSEEYTNPLDRRFHAQPNACKDCGPKVWLTDNKGHEFEGIDNGIVKLAEFLAEGKIAAVKGLGGFHLVCDASNSTAVQTLRERKNRPDKPLAVMVKDMAEADKIADLSENDHELLEGIQRPIVLAPKSSNYPLASEIAPDTDFIGLMVPYTPLHHVLIKHFSKLKPSPAALVMTSGNMSSAPICIGNREALTRLPDIADIFLFHNRDILIRVDDSVARSVPEFNSEQAEKVEAQSAGTDFRTVFMRRARGYTPSPVFLAKSGPCVLGTGPELKNTLCITKGDQAFSSQHIGDMQNLETLQFWKEIRLHLQNILQVKPKLIVHDLHPDYMTTELASEIGKIEEIPTTSLQHHYAHIYSVLAENKHSGPAIGLALDGTGLGEDRTIWGGECLFIDNEKLKNKRLARFTHLRLPGGEAAVREPWRIARGAARDLGIDAERLPLPEKFSAGAKMLDQMLDKDINCPSTSSCGRLFDAISAMLGLCSTITYEGQAAIILEKIQDLGERGQYICPVKKISGNSLNDDTNDLIEICTGELFKQAYSDYVAGVSSGIISRKFHKGLISGLADCAEIISKQTGIKTVGLSGGVMQNLTLAVELPSELCKRGLTPLVHRVLPPSDACISLGQAVYGQQMLNIESTD, encoded by the coding sequence ATGACCTACTGTCTTTCACGTAGAATACTCACCATCACAGGACAAGTTCAAGGCGTAGGGTTCAGACCTTTTATTTACAAAACCGCGCTTAAGTGTAAACTGTCCGGCACTGTGCGTAACAGCCCCGAAGGAGTGCTGATCGAGATTCAAGGTGACTGTTGTAATCATGAAAATTTTGACAAAGCGTTAAAAGAAGATCTTCCGCGACTGGCCCGAATTGTATCTCTGCAAGAAAAAAAAATTGAACTGATAAACGATGAGACAGAATTCTGCATTCTCTCCAGTACTGCAGGGGAAGGACATTGCGTTCTGATCAGCCCTGATGTGGCAACATGTCCTGATTGTTTTAATGATATGAACGATCCAGATAACCGCAGGTATGAATATCCGTTCACCAACTGTACAAACTGCGGACCGCGTTACACAATAACGCGATCAATTCCTTATGACCGCCCTGTAACATCAATGTCTTGTTTTCCGCTTTGCGAAAAATGCAGCGAAGAATATACAAATCCACTTGATCGCAGATTTCATGCCCAGCCAAATGCCTGTAAAGATTGCGGTCCGAAAGTATGGCTGACAGATAATAAAGGCCATGAGTTCGAAGGAATAGATAATGGTATTGTAAAACTGGCAGAATTTTTAGCCGAAGGTAAAATTGCCGCGGTTAAAGGACTCGGCGGCTTTCACCTTGTATGTGACGCGTCAAATTCTACTGCAGTACAGACTCTTAGAGAGCGGAAAAACCGTCCGGACAAACCGCTGGCGGTGATGGTAAAAGACATGGCTGAAGCTGATAAAATTGCTGATCTTTCAGAAAATGATCATGAACTTTTAGAAGGTATACAACGCCCCATAGTTCTTGCTCCTAAAAGTTCAAATTATCCGCTTGCTTCAGAGATTGCTCCGGACACAGACTTTATCGGCCTGATGGTTCCATACACTCCGCTGCACCATGTTCTGATTAAACATTTTTCCAAGCTGAAACCGTCTCCGGCGGCTTTGGTCATGACTTCCGGCAACATGAGCTCCGCACCTATCTGCATAGGTAATCGCGAAGCATTAACAAGACTGCCGGATATTGCCGATATTTTTCTATTCCACAATCGGGATATCCTTATCCGTGTGGATGATTCTGTAGCCCGCTCAGTACCTGAATTCAACAGCGAACAGGCCGAAAAAGTTGAAGCTCAATCTGCCGGAACTGATTTCAGAACAGTCTTTATGCGCAGAGCCCGAGGCTACACGCCGTCCCCTGTATTTCTCGCAAAGAGCGGACCATGCGTACTTGGGACAGGCCCTGAACTTAAAAATACATTATGTATAACAAAAGGTGATCAGGCATTTTCAAGTCAGCATATCGGAGACATGCAAAACCTCGAAACCTTGCAATTCTGGAAAGAAATACGTTTGCATCTGCAAAATATATTACAGGTTAAACCAAAGCTTATTGTGCATGATCTTCACCCTGATTACATGACCACGGAACTGGCCTCTGAGATAGGAAAAATAGAAGAAATTCCAACCACCTCGCTGCAACATCATTATGCCCATATTTATTCAGTTTTAGCTGAAAATAAGCATTCCGGTCCGGCTATAGGACTTGCTCTGGACGGCACAGGACTCGGTGAGGATCGCACCATCTGGGGCGGAGAGTGTTTATTTATTGATAATGAAAAACTTAAAAATAAACGGCTGGCCAGATTTACTCATCTCAGACTGCCCGGCGGCGAGGCTGCCGTGCGTGAACCGTGGAGAATAGCAAGAGGAGCCGCACGCGACCTGGGGATCGATGCAGAGCGACTGCCGCTTCCTGAAAAATTCAGTGCGGGTGCAAAGATGCTGGATCAAATGCTGGATAAGGATATTAACTGCCCTTCAACAAGCAGCTGCGGCAGGCTTTTCGATGCAATCTCTGCAATGCTCGGGCTTTGCAGTACAATTACCTATGAAGGTCAAGCCGCTATAATTCTGGAAAAAATTCAGGATCTAGGTGAACGCGGACAATATATATGCCCTGTCAAAAAAATATCAGGGAATTCTTTAAATGATGATACAAACGACCTGATAGAAATTTGCACTGGTGAGCTTTTCAAACAGGCATACAGCGATTATGTAGCAGGAGTTTCGTCCGGAATAATCAGCCGTAAATTTCACAAAGGTTTAATTTCAGGGCTGGCTGATTGCGCTGAAATAATATCAAAGCAGACGGGTATTAAAACCGTCGGACTAAGCGGCGGAGTAATGCAGAATTTAACACTTGCAGTTGAACTTCCCTCAGAGCTTTGCAAAAGGGGTTTAACTCCGCTGGTTCACAGAGTTCTACCGCCAAGTGATGCATGCATATCTTTAGGACAGGCGGTATACGGTCAGCAAATGCTTAACATTGAAAGCACTGATTAA